Within Bdellovibrio bacteriovorus HD100, the genomic segment ACTTTCGCCATTGTTAAATCTCTGGCAGAAAAAATGGACAAAGTTTTCGTTGAGTCCGTAAAAGACATGCCAGGCTTCATCGTGAACCGCGTTCTTATGCCGATGATCAACGAAGCGGTTTACACTCTTCACGAGGGCATCGCTTCCGTGGATGCTATCGACAACGCGATGAAATTGGGAACGAATCAGCCCATGGGTCCTTTGACTTTGGCTGACTTCATCGGTCTGGATACTTGCCTTGCGATCATGAACGTTCTGCATGAAGGTCTGGGTGATTCCAAGTACCGTCCGTGTCCATTGCTGGTGAAATACGTTGAAGCCGGCTGGTTGGGTCGTAAAACAGGTCGTGGTTTCTACGACTACTCTGCAAAGTAATTGAGGTCTGATAATGGCAAGCAATTATAAAACAATTCTTCTTGAACAAAAAACACACGGGGTTTGGGTTCTGACGATCAACCGTCCAGAATCTTTGAACGCCCTGAACTCCACCGTGCTGAACGAAATGGGTGAAGCCCTTCGTCAGATCGGTGAAATGGACTATTCCGATGCGCGCGCTTTGATTATCACGGGTGCTGGTGAAAAAGCTTTCGTGGCGGGTGCCGACATCAAGGAAATCCATGATCTGGACGAAGAAAAGGCGCTGGTCTTTGCTCAGCGTGGCCAGAGCATCTTCCATGAACTGACGCTTTTGAAAATCCCGGTGATCGCTGCGGTGAACGGCTTTGCCCTGGGGGGCGGCTGTGAACTGGCGCTGGGTTGTGATTTCATCTATGCCGCTGAAAATGCGAAATTCGGTTTGCCGGAAGTTTCTTTGGGATTGATCCCAGGCTTCGGTGGCACGGTTCGTATGGCGCGCGCGGTGGGTTCCCGTCGTGCCCGTGAGTTGACTTATACCGGTGGCATGATCACCGCGGCAGAAGCTTTGTCTGCAGGTCTGGTGAACAAAGTCGTTCCTCAAGCGGAACTGATGAACACTGTGATGAAAACTGTTGAG encodes:
- a CDS encoding enoyl-CoA hydratase/isomerase family protein, encoding MASNYKTILLEQKTHGVWVLTINRPESLNALNSTVLNEMGEALRQIGEMDYSDARALIITGAGEKAFVAGADIKEIHDLDEEKALVFAQRGQSIFHELTLLKIPVIAAVNGFALGGGCELALGCDFIYAAENAKFGLPEVSLGLIPGFGGTVRMARAVGSRRARELTYTGGMITAAEALSAGLVNKVVPQAELMNTVMKTVEAILAKAPIAVGSAKFSINQAWDMDVEEAQKNEARIFAELFTSEDVKEGTGAFIEKRKAEFKGR